The Deinococcus metallilatus genome segment GTGGGCGAGTACGGGGCGCGGCTCTCGGCGGGGGAGCGGGCCCGGCTCTCGGTCGCGCGGGCGCTGCTGCGGCCTGCCGCCCCCATCCTGCTGCTCGACGAACCCACCGCGCACCTCGACGCGGCGAATGCCCGGCGGCTGCTGCGCGTGGTCGAGGAACGCACGCCAGGACGCGCCGCCTTGCTCGTCACCCATCAGCCCGAGCTGCTGGGCCCGGGATGGCGCGTGGTGCGCCTGGGTGGGCTGGAAGTGGAAAACAGGAGCAGGGTAGTCCTGGGGGAAGCCGAATGGTGAAGGTGGTTCCCAGAGGCAAGCCTGCTTTGACGAGGCCTGAAGAAAGGAGGACGTGATGGCGCAGCCTGCCCTGACCCGGACCGGACCGGGACGTTCCCTGTGGAGCGGTGTGTTGCTGGGGATCGGCTTTATGGCCGCTGTGGACGAGATCGTCTTTCACCAGATTCTCGCCTGGCACCACTTCTACGACCGTTCCACCCCGGCGGTCAGCCTGCTGAGTGACGGGCTGCTGCACGCTTCGGAACTGGTCGCCCTGGTGGCCGGGATGTTCATGATGGCGGACCTGCTGCGCTCCCGGGCCTTCGTCCCGCTCT includes the following:
- a CDS encoding DUF2243 domain-containing protein, coding for MAQPALTRTGPGRSLWSGVLLGIGFMAAVDEIVFHQILAWHHFYDRSTPAVSLLSDGLLHASELVALVAGMFMMADLLRSRAFVPLFFWAGLFLGLAAFQLFDGVVDHKVLQLHQVRYGVPILLYDLAWNLAGLALLLIGALLWRRASRRRRAGP